The genomic region ATTCACATCGTTGCAACCGGTGGTAAATGATGAGATGCTTGATGCATTGCACCCCAAAGTGTCGGACAGAATGAAATCCATGCTCATCCAAGATTTTCAAGCCCATGAAGTGGTGAAAGCATTAAAACAGATGCATCCAACGAAGGCGCCTGGACCCGACGGTATGCCTCCCTTATTTTATTAGCATTTTTGGTCCACTGTAAATCCTATAGTTATACAAACTGTTCTGGGTTTTCTTAACCATGGTGTAGCACCTCCCAAATTCCATGAAACGCACATCGTACTCATTCCTAAGATCAAAAACCCGGCAAGTGTGACGGACTATAGACCGATAAGCCTATGTAACTTAGTTTATAAACTAGCTTCCAAGGCAGTGGCCAATAGGTTAAAGATGGTGATACACGACATTGTACGAGAAAATCAGAGTGCTTTTGTAGCCGAGTGACTCATCACGAACAATGTGCTAGTAGCTCATGAGCTAATGAACCATATTAACAGAAAGCGGAAGGGGAAGACAGGTGAGGGGGCGTTGAAGTTAGACATGAGTAAAGCATATGATAGGGTAGAGTGGAAATGCCTGCAActaataatgaggaagcttggtTTCCATGAGAAGTGGATTTATCTTGTCATGAGCTGTGTGTCTTCGGTAACATATGCAGTGAGAGTCAACGGGGTTCCCTACGGGCAGTTTTCACCTACACGTGGGTTGCGTCAAGGGGACCCCTTGTCACCCTACTTGTTTATCATTGTTGCTGAAGGTCTGTCTACATTACTACATAAAGCCGTCCGAGAAAAGAAGCTAAAGGGTGTGGCGGCTTCAGCAAGAGGTCCAAGAATATCGCATTTATTTTTTGCCGACAATAGCCTCATTTTTCAAAGGGCCACTACAATGGAGTGTACTGAGATTCAAAGGATACTCAAAGTTTACGAGACATCATCTGGACATCAACTAAACCGGAGCAAGACATCGATGTTTTTCAGCCCTAACATGGAAGTGAGCATGAAGGAGTCGCTTAAAGCCATGTTCGGTGCACAGGTTATTCGAACTCATGAGTCATACCTTGGGCTCCCATCATTGGTGGGCAAGTCAAAAAGAAATACGTTTGCTTAATTGAAACAACGGGTAGCAAATAAGGTTTCGGGATGGAAAGAAAAACTGCTCTCTAATGCTGGGAAGGAAGttttgatcaaggcagtggctcAAGCGGTTCCATCGTGTACCATGAGTTGCCTTAAACTCCCCCATAAACTGTGCGAGGAGCTGATAGGTATGGTGAGAcaattttggtggggacaggtgaaagatgaaaaaaaagcTAGCTTGGATGAGCTAGGAGAAGATGTGCTCACCCAAGGAGAGAGGTGGAATGGGGTTTAGGGATCTCAAAACGTTCAACCTTGCCCTCTTAGCAAAGCAAGGGTGGAGGCTGTAGACAAACTCATCCTCACTGTTTTACAGGGTATATAAAGCCAAGTATTAACCCAACTGTGATTTTGTGGATGCAGAGCTGGGTGGACAACCTTCTTATTGTTGGAGAAGTATTCATGCAGCTCAAGCAATTGTAAGAAGAGGTTTGAGGTGGCAGGTGGGTAATGGGGAAAATATCAGAATATGGGGAGATAAATGGCTTCCTACACCAAACACTTATAAAGTAGTTACACCTAAGGGAGGAAACTCACAGGTAACAATGGTATGTGATCTCATAGACGCTGAAAGCAAAGAATGGAAAGTCGATGTGGTGCGTCAGAACTTCTTATCTCAGGACGTGGAGGCAATTTTAAGTATCCCGTTGTGCGTTAGTGGAGCTCGGGATAAGATAGTTTGGGCTGAGAATAAAAATGGGAGGTTCTCTGTAAAAAGCGCATACAAGGTGGCTATGGAAGATGGTTTGGTTGGTGGAAGATCGAGTTGCTCAAGTCAATCCGAGTCGAGGAAGGTCTGGAAAGGTTTATGGGGAATGAACATTCCTAACAAAGTGAAACACTTTGCATGGAAAGCATGTAGGAATATTTTGGCcacaaaagaaaatttgcaTAGGAGAAAAATCACGTCCAATAATATTTGTAAGTGTTGTGGGACCCATACTGAGACTGTCAGTCATCTTTTCTGGTTTTGTGAACACGCCAAAACTATTTGGTCTTCTAGTAAAATGACCATACCTTTCAAGGTGATGCCAGCATGGGACTTTATGGAGGTCTTGTGTCAGGCGCAGCAATGGAGTGTCTTTTTGCCGGGTTTGGTGATGGTTTGTTAGGGAATATGGAAAAATCGGAATGAGTTACATCATGGAGGAAAGGTTAGGACTGGTAGAGCTATTATTCAAGGTGCTTTAATGCTTCTGGAGGAATATCAGAGAGCAAATGAGAGTTCCGATGCTACGCAAGAAAAGACGTCTTTGACTGTAAAGTGGAACCCACCGGCACAAGGCTACTATAAGGTCAACATTGATGGCGCCGTGTTCAATAAACGGAAGCAACCAGGTATAGGCGTGGTCATTAGAGATGATGCAGGGGAGGTGATCGCCACGATGTGCAAATGGATGGCAGTTCCGTTAGGTGCGCTGGAGACGGTAGCGAAGGCAATGGAGACTGCGATTCGTTGCTGCAAATGTAGGAATCAAGGACGCGATTTTTGAAGGAGACTCGCTTATGATCTACAACGCACTCCATGGTTCGGTTTCGACGCCGGCGGCCATCCAGAATATTGTCACCAGTATTCTCCGACAAGCCCAGAGTTTCAGAACTTTCGCCTTCTCACATATTAAAAGGCAGGGGAATGTCCCAGCCTATGTATTGGCTCAACATGCTTGTAACGTTGATAACTATGTAACTTGGCTGGAGGAATGTCCTAGCCAAATTGCATCTGCGTGTGCTTAGGATGTATGCCTTTCTCATGTTTCTAAATAAATGGTATTTtgcttttcctataaaaaaaaaaaaaaaaaagtttgataggAGTCTTTCTTTCTCACACAGGGTGAgaccctttcttttttcttttttctttttctttctttcctcctACTCTACTGTCTATTCTTTTTAGATTATTGTTTTGTCAGCATGGACTCAGATTTTATAGAACATTTTCAGAAGGTTAGTGAGGTGATCATGGTTCGGTCGGAGCATTGCGAGAAAACTCTAGAAGAGTGGTCCCTCAGTTTGCTAGGAAGGTTTCACACGACCAAACCCATCAACTTTAGAGTTGCTGAAAACCATCTACACTCTGCATGGAAGATGGAGGGAAACAATCTAAAAATTATAGATGTTGGGGACAGACTGTTTCGATTTAAATTCTCGACAAAAAGCCAATTGAAGTGGGTTATTAACAATGGTCTTTGGAGTTTCAATAATCATATCCTATTACTGCGAAGATGGGAGAAAGGAATGACGGCCTTTTCGATTAACTTCCAAACTGTTCCGATGTGGGTGCAAGTGCAGGGACTACCCTTCGATCTGATAATCAAGGAAGTAGGGAGATATATTGGACAAAGAATTGGTAGAGTCATTGAGGTAGATTGTGAAGCCATTGCCTCGGGCGAGGCAAGGTTTCTCCGAGTCAGAGTTGACGTGCCCATAGACAAACCGATACGCGGGGGAGCCCTAGTACACAGTCCGGAAGGTGATAAGGTTTGGGTGGCATTCAAGTATGAACGGCTATCTGGTTTGTGCTTCCATTGTGGCCTACTTGGTCACGAGGCAAAAGCATGCGAGTTCACGAAATTGAAGGTGTGGGAGGAGAGTCCTTATGGCGAATGGCTACGAACGACGGAGGATGTCCCGCCACAGACCAACGACTCTCTAGTGGCACAATCTCACTGAGATGGAAACCACAACGGTCACGGCATCGATGGCGTAGAAACAGAACCCCTGCAAAATTTTAATTCGGGTAACGGACACTCCTAtcattcaacaacaataattGAGGAAGAAAATCTAGAGATTGTGGAGGTTTTTGAATGCACAGAACTTAAGGGACCCAAAATCAATGCAATGTAAGGATAATTGGCTTTAATTACTTGTATAAATCCATTACACTGTCTCAATATACATTCCATAAAAAATAGACTACCCTTAGCTTGGACtacaatttttcttatcaaattgCATTCAGAAATAGTTGTATGCTTTGGAAATCCTagaatttgaaaattgttttactAAAAGCATTTCTGACATGATTGGCTCAAAGATGAGTCCTTCAGAAGTGATTGTACCTTACCAAAGTTCCAAACGCCTTGTTCCTATTTATCCCCCTCCTCTTCTTTGCTGATGTTTTGTTTGGatctatgtttatttttatctttagaCTCTTACTTGTTTCAACTGTAAGGACAATGTCATTTCGTCTatgcaaatttctttt from Castanea sativa cultivar Marrone di Chiusa Pesio chromosome 11, ASM4071231v1 harbors:
- the LOC142616625 gene encoding uncharacterized protein At4g02000-like; this encodes MDSDFIEHFQKVSEVIMVRSEHCEKTLEEWSLSLLGRFHTTKPINFRVAENHLHSAWKMEGNNLKIIDVGDRLFRFKFSTKSQLKWVINNGLWSFNNHILLLRRWEKGMTAFSINFQTVPMWVQVQGLPFDLIIKEVGRYIGQRIGRVIEVDCEAIASGEARFLRVRVDVPIDKPIRGGALVHSPEGDKVWVAFKYERLSGLCFHCGLLGHEAKACEFTKLKVWEESPYGEWLRTTEDVPPQTNDSLVAQSH